Proteins encoded by one window of Nomascus leucogenys isolate Asia chromosome 19, Asia_NLE_v1, whole genome shotgun sequence:
- the LOC101179111 gene encoding TBC1 domain family member 3G-like, producing MNVVEDAESWRAQEREDIIRKYAKGHRAGLPEDKGPVLIGMFEHVDPFGIVHETELPPLTAREAKRTRRETRRNSKWLEMLGKWETYKNSEKLIDRTYKGIPRNIRGRAWSVLLNVQEIKSKNPGKYKLMKEKGKRSSEHIHQIDRDVSRTLQNHAFFRRRYAAKQRELFYILLAYAEYNPEVGYRRNLSHIAALFLLYLPEEDAFWALVQLLASERHSLQGFHSPNGGTVQGLQDHQEHVVPTSQPKTMWHLDQDIDAGLCGQHLSLGWLLRTLMKISLGLTLRLWDVYLLQGKQAQMHMTSIAFEVQSKRLKETSSGLCACIASQFCHHWARDDDTVLKHLRASVNKRGRKQADLPPPAKAEQGSSAPRPVPASRGGKTLCEGDRQAPPGPPAQFQQPIWSASPPRAPRSSTPRPGGAVWEDTYPVGTQCVLSPALAQGGPQGSWRLLRWNSMPCLPTDLDAGDPCFLHYDFQQSYWVRAISQEDQLATRWQAEHSAEGVRLAFPAPSTDSDQDTSFAARDEEQCTPISGPYYLVNRIVLMLHFSIFFKR from the exons ATGAACGTGGTGGAGGATGCGGAGAGTTGGCGGGCGCAGGAGCGAGAGGACATCATCAGGAAATATGCAAAG GGGCACCGAGCCGGGCTGCCAGAGGACAAGGGGCCTGTGCTTATCGGAATGTTCGAACACGTGGATCCGTTTGGGATTGTGCA TGAGACGGAGCTGCCTCCTCTGACTGCGCGGGAGGCAAAG CGAACTCGGCGCGAGACAAGGAGAAACAGCAAGTGGCTGGAGATGCTGGGCAAATGGGAGACGTACAAGAACAGCGAAAAG CTCATAGATCGCACATACAAGGGGATTCCCAGGAACATCCGGGGCCGGGCATGGTCAGTCCTCCTGAACGTTCAGGAAATCAAATCAAAAAACCCCGGCAAATACAAG CTCATGAAGGAGAAGGGCAAGAGGTCATCTGAACACATCCATCAGATCGACCGGGATGTTAGCAGGACTCTCCAGAACCATGCCTTCTTCAGGCGTCGATATGCAGCCAA gcAGCGGGAACTCTTCTACATACTCCTGGCATATGCGGAGTATAACCCG GAGGTGGGCTACCGCAGGAACCTGAGCCACATCGCCGCCTTGTTCCTCCTGTATCTGCCTGAGGAGGACGCATTCTGGGCCCTGGTGCAGCTGCTGGCCAGTGAGAGGCACTCCCTGCAGG GATTCCACAGCCCAAATGGCGGGACAGTCCAGGGGCTCCAAGACCATCAGGAGCATGTGGTACCCACGTCACAACCCAAGACCATGTGGCATCTG GACCAGGACATAGACGCTGGTCTATGCGGGCAGCATCTCTCGTTAGGCTGGCTTCTCCGGACGTTAATGAAG ATCTCTCTCGGGCTGACCCTGCGCCTGTGGGACGTTTACCTGCTACAAGGAAAACAAGCACAGATGCACATGACCAGCATTGCATTCGAGGTGCAGAGCA AGCGCCTCAAGGAGACCAGTTCCGGCCTGTGCGCATGCATCGCGAGCCAGTTCTGCCATCACTGGGCCAGGGATGATGACACAGTGCTCAAGCACCTCAGGGCCTCTGTGAACAAACGAGGGAGGAAGCAAGCGGACCTGCCACCCCCAG CCAAAGCCGAGCAAGGGTCCTCGGCACCCAGGCCTGTGCCAGCTTCACGTGGCGGCAAGACCCTCTGCGAGGGGGACAGGCAGGCCCCTCCAGGCCCACCAGCCCAGTTCCAGCAGCCCATTTGGTCAGCTTCCCCGCCAAGGGCACCTCGTTCTTCCACACCCCGTCCTGGTGGGGCTGTCTGGGAAGACACCTACCCTGTGGGCACTCAGTGTGTGCTCAGCCcggccctggctcagggaggaCCTCAGGGTTCCTGGAGACTGCTGCGGTGGAACTCCATGCCCTGTCTCCCGACGGACCTGGATGCAGGGGACCCTTGTTTTCTCCATTATGATTTCCAACAGAGCTACTGGGTCCGTGCCATATCCCAGGAGGACCAGCTGGCCACCCGCTGGCAGGCTGAACACTCTGCCGAGGGAGTGAGATTGGCTTT CCCTGCGCCCAGCACTGATTCCGACCAGGACACCTCCTTCGCAGCTAGGGACGAGGAGCAGTGCACTCCCATCTCAGGGCCTTATTATTTAGTTAATAGGATTGTACTCATGttacatttctcaattttttttaagagataa
- the LOC115831450 gene encoding peripheral-type benzodiazepine receptor-associated protein 1-like codes for MGRAKEPLSRATETGEARGQDSSGRRGPQKRGVRVLRPSTAELVPARSPSETLAYQHLPVRISVALFDCDPVSMSPNPDAGEEELPFREGQILKVFGDKDADGFYQGEGGGRTGYIPCNMVAEVAVDSPAGRQQLLQRGYLSPDILLEGSARTTGPPPKPRRSKKGPSSWSPLLT; via the exons ATGGGCAGAGCCAAGGAGCCACTCTCCCGG GCAACAGAGACCGGAGAGGCCAGAGGGCAGGACAGCTCTGGGCGGAGGGGCCCCCAGAAGAGAGGTGTCCGAGTCCTCAGGCCAAGCACTGCAGAGCTAG TCCCTGCGAGGAGCCCCTCAGAAACACTGGCTTACCAGCACCTACCCGTCCGGATCTCTGTGGCTCTGTTTGACTGTGACCCCGTGTCAATGTCGCCCAATCCTGATGCTGGAGAAGAAGAGCTTCCCTTCCGAGAGGGTCAGATCCTGAAG GTGTTTGGGGACAAGGATGCCGATGGCTTCTACCAGGGCGAAGGTGGGGGCCGGACAGGCTACATTCCCTGCAACATGGTGGCTGAGGTGGCTGTGGACAGCCCTGCTGGGAGACAGCAGCTGCTCCAGCGGGGTTATTTGTCCCCAGATATTCTCCTTGAGGGCTCAG CCCGCACAACTGGGCCTCCTCCCAAGCCCCGCCGCTCCAAGAAAG GGCCCTCAAGCTGGTCCCCCCTGCTGACCTGA